A part of Patagioenas fasciata isolate bPatFas1 chromosome 28, bPatFas1.hap1, whole genome shotgun sequence genomic DNA contains:
- the TARBP2 gene encoding RISC-loading complex subunit TARBP2 isoform X4, with amino-acid sequence MSEEGAGGGARRSGGFPSLAQMLAASPGKTPISLLQEYGTRVGKTPGYDLLKAEGQAHQPNFTFRVTVGDISCTGQGPSKKAAKHKAAEVALKLLKGGDMLDPPSPEEPSSPFPPEPPAEPGPPAAPPAPAAPPPSPRGNPLDMKPPVSPPQSECNPVGALQELVVQKGWRLPEYTVTQESGPAHRKEFTMTCRVERFVEIGSGTSKKLAKRDAAAKMLVRIHNVPMEPRDGSEAEGDEEQFCMAGPRLEGLRGRPPPGCTWDSLRNSAGEKLLQLRSRPLAPPAAGAGACALLQELSEEQSFAISYLDIDALSLSGLHQCLVELSTQPATVCHGSGASRDGARSQAARNALQYLRIMAGGK; translated from the exons ATGAGCGAggagggggcgggcggcggggccaggCGGAGCGGCGGCTTCCCCAG cctggcgcAGATGCTGGCGGCCAGCCCCGGGAAGACGCCCATCAGCCTGCTGCAGGAGTATGGGACGCGCGTAGGCAAGACCCCCGGCTACGACCTCCTCAAGGCCGAGGGACAGGCGCACCAGCCCAACTTCACCTTCCGCGTCACCGTCGGGGACATCAGCTGCACCG ggcaGGGCCCCAGCAAGAAGGCTGCGAAGCACAAAGCGGCGGAGGTGGCGCTGAAGCTGCTGAAAGGGGGGGACATgctggacccccccagccccgagGAGCCCAG ctCTCCTTTCCCCCCAGAGCCCCCGGCTgagcccggcccccccgccgcccccccagcACCCGCCGCACCCCCCCCCTCACCCAG GGGCAACCCCCTGGACATGAAGCCGCCTGTGTCCCCCCCGCAGTCGGAGTGTAACCCCGTGGGGGCTCTGCAG GAGCTGGTGGTGCAGAAGGGCTGGCGCCTGCCCGAGTACACGGTGACACAGGAGTCGGGGCCGGCGCACCGCAAGGAATTCACCATGACCTGTCGCGTCGAGCGCTTCGTGGAGATCG GAAGCGGCACCTCCAAGAAGCTGGCGAAGCGCGACGCGGCCGCCAAGATGCTGGTGCGGATCCACAACGTCCCCATGGAGCCGAGGGACGGCAGCGAGGCCGAGGGGGACGAGGAGCAGTTCTGCATG gcCGGACCGCGGCTGGAGGGGCTGCGCGGCCGCCCCCCCCCGGGCTGTACCTGGGACTCCCTGCGCAACTCGGCCGGGgagaagctgctgcagctgcgGAGCCGCCCCCTGGCCccccccgcggcgggggcgggcgccTGCGCCCTCCTGCAGGAGCTCTCGGAGGAGCAGAGCTTCGCCATCAGCTACCTCGACATCG ACGCGCTGAGCCTGAGCGGGCTGCACCAGTGCCTGGTGGAGCTGTCGACGCAGCCGGCAACCGTGTGCCACGGCTCCGGCGCCTCCCGCGACGGCGCCCGCTCGCAGGCCGCCCGCAACGCGCTGCAGTACCTGCGCATCATGGCGGGGGGCAAGTGa
- the TARBP2 gene encoding RISC-loading complex subunit TARBP2 isoform X2, whose product MSEEGAGGGARRSGGFPSLAQMLAASPGKTPISLLQEYGTRVGKTPGYDLLKAEGQAHQPNFTFRVTVGDISCTGQGPSKKAAKHKAAEVALKLLKGGDMLDPPSPEEPSSPFPPEPPAEPGPPAAPPAPAAPPPSPRGNPLDMKPPVSPPQSECNPVGALQELVVQKGWRLPEYTVTQESGPAHRKEFTMTCRVERFVEIGSGTSKKLAKRDAAAKMLVRIHNVPMEPRDGSEAEGDEEQFCMAGPRLEGLRGRPPPGCTWDSLRNSAGEKLLQLRSRPLAPPAAGAGACALLQELSEEQSFAISYLDIGETAAANGDTAESLRDALSLSGLHQCLVELSTQPATVCHGSGASRDGARSQAARNALQYLRIMAGGK is encoded by the exons ATGAGCGAggagggggcgggcggcggggccaggCGGAGCGGCGGCTTCCCCAG cctggcgcAGATGCTGGCGGCCAGCCCCGGGAAGACGCCCATCAGCCTGCTGCAGGAGTATGGGACGCGCGTAGGCAAGACCCCCGGCTACGACCTCCTCAAGGCCGAGGGACAGGCGCACCAGCCCAACTTCACCTTCCGCGTCACCGTCGGGGACATCAGCTGCACCG ggcaGGGCCCCAGCAAGAAGGCTGCGAAGCACAAAGCGGCGGAGGTGGCGCTGAAGCTGCTGAAAGGGGGGGACATgctggacccccccagccccgagGAGCCCAG ctCTCCTTTCCCCCCAGAGCCCCCGGCTgagcccggcccccccgccgcccccccagcACCCGCCGCACCCCCCCCCTCACCCAG GGGCAACCCCCTGGACATGAAGCCGCCTGTGTCCCCCCCGCAGTCGGAGTGTAACCCCGTGGGGGCTCTGCAG GAGCTGGTGGTGCAGAAGGGCTGGCGCCTGCCCGAGTACACGGTGACACAGGAGTCGGGGCCGGCGCACCGCAAGGAATTCACCATGACCTGTCGCGTCGAGCGCTTCGTGGAGATCG GAAGCGGCACCTCCAAGAAGCTGGCGAAGCGCGACGCGGCCGCCAAGATGCTGGTGCGGATCCACAACGTCCCCATGGAGCCGAGGGACGGCAGCGAGGCCGAGGGGGACGAGGAGCAGTTCTGCATG gcCGGACCGCGGCTGGAGGGGCTGCGCGGCCGCCCCCCCCCGGGCTGTACCTGGGACTCCCTGCGCAACTCGGCCGGGgagaagctgctgcagctgcgGAGCCGCCCCCTGGCCccccccgcggcgggggcgggcgccTGCGCCCTCCTGCAGGAGCTCTCGGAGGAGCAGAGCTTCGCCATCAGCTACCTCGACATCGGTGAGACAGCCGCGGCCAACGGGGACACGGCGGAGTCcctcaggg ACGCGCTGAGCCTGAGCGGGCTGCACCAGTGCCTGGTGGAGCTGTCGACGCAGCCGGCAACCGTGTGCCACGGCTCCGGCGCCTCCCGCGACGGCGCCCGCTCGCAGGCCGCCCGCAACGCGCTGCAGTACCTGCGCATCATGGCGGGGGGCAAGTGa
- the TARBP2 gene encoding RISC-loading complex subunit TARBP2 isoform X1: MSEEGAGGGARRSGGFPSPVPSLAQMLAASPGKTPISLLQEYGTRVGKTPGYDLLKAEGQAHQPNFTFRVTVGDISCTGQGPSKKAAKHKAAEVALKLLKGGDMLDPPSPEEPSSPFPPEPPAEPGPPAAPPAPAAPPPSPRGNPLDMKPPVSPPQSECNPVGALQELVVQKGWRLPEYTVTQESGPAHRKEFTMTCRVERFVEIGSGTSKKLAKRDAAAKMLVRIHNVPMEPRDGSEAEGDEEQFCMAGPRLEGLRGRPPPGCTWDSLRNSAGEKLLQLRSRPLAPPAAGAGACALLQELSEEQSFAISYLDIGETAAANGDTAESLRDALSLSGLHQCLVELSTQPATVCHGSGASRDGARSQAARNALQYLRIMAGGK, translated from the exons ATGAGCGAggagggggcgggcggcggggccaggCGGAGCGGCGGCTTCCCCAG ccctgtccccagcctggcgcAGATGCTGGCGGCCAGCCCCGGGAAGACGCCCATCAGCCTGCTGCAGGAGTATGGGACGCGCGTAGGCAAGACCCCCGGCTACGACCTCCTCAAGGCCGAGGGACAGGCGCACCAGCCCAACTTCACCTTCCGCGTCACCGTCGGGGACATCAGCTGCACCG ggcaGGGCCCCAGCAAGAAGGCTGCGAAGCACAAAGCGGCGGAGGTGGCGCTGAAGCTGCTGAAAGGGGGGGACATgctggacccccccagccccgagGAGCCCAG ctCTCCTTTCCCCCCAGAGCCCCCGGCTgagcccggcccccccgccgcccccccagcACCCGCCGCACCCCCCCCCTCACCCAG GGGCAACCCCCTGGACATGAAGCCGCCTGTGTCCCCCCCGCAGTCGGAGTGTAACCCCGTGGGGGCTCTGCAG GAGCTGGTGGTGCAGAAGGGCTGGCGCCTGCCCGAGTACACGGTGACACAGGAGTCGGGGCCGGCGCACCGCAAGGAATTCACCATGACCTGTCGCGTCGAGCGCTTCGTGGAGATCG GAAGCGGCACCTCCAAGAAGCTGGCGAAGCGCGACGCGGCCGCCAAGATGCTGGTGCGGATCCACAACGTCCCCATGGAGCCGAGGGACGGCAGCGAGGCCGAGGGGGACGAGGAGCAGTTCTGCATG gcCGGACCGCGGCTGGAGGGGCTGCGCGGCCGCCCCCCCCCGGGCTGTACCTGGGACTCCCTGCGCAACTCGGCCGGGgagaagctgctgcagctgcgGAGCCGCCCCCTGGCCccccccgcggcgggggcgggcgccTGCGCCCTCCTGCAGGAGCTCTCGGAGGAGCAGAGCTTCGCCATCAGCTACCTCGACATCGGTGAGACAGCCGCGGCCAACGGGGACACGGCGGAGTCcctcaggg ACGCGCTGAGCCTGAGCGGGCTGCACCAGTGCCTGGTGGAGCTGTCGACGCAGCCGGCAACCGTGTGCCACGGCTCCGGCGCCTCCCGCGACGGCGCCCGCTCGCAGGCCGCCCGCAACGCGCTGCAGTACCTGCGCATCATGGCGGGGGGCAAGTGa
- the TARBP2 gene encoding RISC-loading complex subunit TARBP2 isoform X3, whose amino-acid sequence MSEEGAGGGARRSGGFPSPVPSLAQMLAASPGKTPISLLQEYGTRVGKTPGYDLLKAEGQAHQPNFTFRVTVGDISCTGQGPSKKAAKHKAAEVALKLLKGGDMLDPPSPEEPSSPFPPEPPAEPGPPAAPPAPAAPPPSPRGNPLDMKPPVSPPQSECNPVGALQELVVQKGWRLPEYTVTQESGPAHRKEFTMTCRVERFVEIGSGTSKKLAKRDAAAKMLVRIHNVPMEPRDGSEAEGDEEQFCMAGPRLEGLRGRPPPGCTWDSLRNSAGEKLLQLRSRPLAPPAAGAGACALLQELSEEQSFAISYLDIDALSLSGLHQCLVELSTQPATVCHGSGASRDGARSQAARNALQYLRIMAGGK is encoded by the exons ATGAGCGAggagggggcgggcggcggggccaggCGGAGCGGCGGCTTCCCCAG ccctgtccccagcctggcgcAGATGCTGGCGGCCAGCCCCGGGAAGACGCCCATCAGCCTGCTGCAGGAGTATGGGACGCGCGTAGGCAAGACCCCCGGCTACGACCTCCTCAAGGCCGAGGGACAGGCGCACCAGCCCAACTTCACCTTCCGCGTCACCGTCGGGGACATCAGCTGCACCG ggcaGGGCCCCAGCAAGAAGGCTGCGAAGCACAAAGCGGCGGAGGTGGCGCTGAAGCTGCTGAAAGGGGGGGACATgctggacccccccagccccgagGAGCCCAG ctCTCCTTTCCCCCCAGAGCCCCCGGCTgagcccggcccccccgccgcccccccagcACCCGCCGCACCCCCCCCCTCACCCAG GGGCAACCCCCTGGACATGAAGCCGCCTGTGTCCCCCCCGCAGTCGGAGTGTAACCCCGTGGGGGCTCTGCAG GAGCTGGTGGTGCAGAAGGGCTGGCGCCTGCCCGAGTACACGGTGACACAGGAGTCGGGGCCGGCGCACCGCAAGGAATTCACCATGACCTGTCGCGTCGAGCGCTTCGTGGAGATCG GAAGCGGCACCTCCAAGAAGCTGGCGAAGCGCGACGCGGCCGCCAAGATGCTGGTGCGGATCCACAACGTCCCCATGGAGCCGAGGGACGGCAGCGAGGCCGAGGGGGACGAGGAGCAGTTCTGCATG gcCGGACCGCGGCTGGAGGGGCTGCGCGGCCGCCCCCCCCCGGGCTGTACCTGGGACTCCCTGCGCAACTCGGCCGGGgagaagctgctgcagctgcgGAGCCGCCCCCTGGCCccccccgcggcgggggcgggcgccTGCGCCCTCCTGCAGGAGCTCTCGGAGGAGCAGAGCTTCGCCATCAGCTACCTCGACATCG ACGCGCTGAGCCTGAGCGGGCTGCACCAGTGCCTGGTGGAGCTGTCGACGCAGCCGGCAACCGTGTGCCACGGCTCCGGCGCCTCCCGCGACGGCGCCCGCTCGCAGGCCGCCCGCAACGCGCTGCAGTACCTGCGCATCATGGCGGGGGGCAAGTGa